The following proteins are encoded in a genomic region of Deltaproteobacteria bacterium:
- a CDS encoding pyridoxal phosphate-dependent aminotransferase, whose product MNLYADRIQNLGTENAFKIGDDIRRCEQQGMKVVKLNLGEPDFNSAENINQVAIENIRAGNSHYTDPQGILPLRESICRHLLKTRGITVDPRQVVVTTGAKPPISYTMMTYVNPGDEVIYPSPGFPIYESWVTFVGAVPVPLHLEEDKGFRFDAADLERLISPRTKILIINSPSNPTGGVLTGEDLAGIARVVKDRADPNIRIYSDEVYEDIIFDGKEHESIVSIPDMANNTILESGHSKSFAMTGWRLGYAVLPTVEEAMVFRQLNINLISCTPPFIQEAGREALDNEENRRIIAAMVAEFEKRRDVVVEALNRIEGIHCNKPEGAFYVFPNIGGVCADLGIIDAYEKLPPETKKRTSPSTMFQMFALYRHGVATMDRRSFGVVGSEGKHYLRLSTATDIESLKEGVRRIEAAAKDKKGFEGFIKEGEHLF is encoded by the coding sequence ATGAATCTCTATGCAGACAGGATCCAAAACCTCGGCACGGAGAACGCCTTCAAGATCGGAGACGACATCCGTCGGTGCGAGCAGCAGGGAATGAAGGTGGTAAAGTTGAATCTCGGGGAACCGGATTTCAACAGTGCCGAAAACATCAACCAAGTCGCCATCGAGAACATCCGGGCGGGAAACTCCCACTACACGGACCCCCAGGGTATCCTTCCCCTGCGCGAGAGTATCTGCCGGCATCTCCTGAAGACCAGGGGTATTACCGTCGATCCCCGTCAGGTGGTAGTCACCACCGGGGCAAAGCCGCCCATCTCCTATACCATGATGACCTATGTGAACCCCGGAGACGAGGTGATCTACCCGAGTCCCGGGTTTCCCATCTACGAATCATGGGTGACCTTCGTGGGTGCCGTGCCCGTTCCACTCCACCTGGAGGAAGACAAGGGGTTTCGCTTCGATGCGGCAGATCTGGAGCGGCTCATCTCACCGAGGACAAAGATCCTGATCATCAACTCCCCTTCAAACCCCACCGGCGGGGTACTGACCGGAGAGGATCTTGCCGGCATTGCGCGGGTCGTCAAGGACCGGGCCGATCCCAACATTCGGATCTACTCCGATGAGGTCTATGAGGATATCATCTTCGACGGAAAGGAGCACGAAAGCATCGTCTCTATTCCGGACATGGCCAACAATACGATTCTTGAGAGCGGCCATTCCAAGTCCTTTGCCATGACCGGTTGGCGCCTGGGATATGCGGTCCTGCCCACCGTGGAAGAGGCCATGGTGTTTCGCCAGCTCAACATCAACCTCATCTCCTGCACGCCCCCGTTCATCCAGGAGGCCGGTAGAGAGGCCCTCGACAATGAAGAAAACAGGAGAATCATCGCGGCCATGGTCGCGGAATTTGAGAAGCGGCGGGATGTAGTGGTGGAGGCACTCAACCGGATCGAGGGTATCCACTGCAACAAGCCTGAGGGGGCCTTCTATGTCTTTCCCAATATCGGCGGTGTCTGCGCGGATCTGGGTATCATCGACGCCTATGAGAAACTCCCCCCGGAGACAAAGAAGAGAACCAGTCCATCCACCATGTTCCAGATGTTTGCCCTTTACCGCCATGGAGTGGCCACCATGGACCGCCGTTCCTTCGGCGTCGTCGGCAGTGAGGGCAAGCACTACCTCAGGCTCTCCACGGCCACGGACATCGAGTCCCTGAAGGAAGGGGTGAGGAGGATCGAGGCGGCGGCAAAGGACAAGAAGGGGTTCGAGGGGTTCATCAAAGAGGGAGAACACCTGTTTTGA
- the lipB gene encoding lipoyl(octanoyl) transferase LipB has product MSRREVYLASYPLVPYGEALNLQRRVVSAKIERGFPDTLILLEHPPVITLGRRAREENIRASQEVLQAEGIEVFHVERGGDVTYHGPGQLVGYPVFSLKHYGKDIPGFVFSIEEALIRLCHDLGIPALRRSLNRGVWVGNKKIASVGLAIRRWISFHGFAFNQAPNMAHFKLINPCGLSAVEMTSAEEILGEAIDSGLLRRQVCRHFEDVFQVSFVEVDLGDELDTRPVREGLEGEPTPFW; this is encoded by the coding sequence ATGTCCCGAAGAGAGGTCTATCTGGCCAGCTATCCCCTGGTCCCGTACGGGGAGGCGTTGAACCTCCAGAGGCGTGTGGTATCGGCGAAAATCGAAAGGGGATTCCCGGACACGCTGATTCTGCTGGAGCATCCTCCCGTCATCACACTGGGGCGCCGGGCCAGGGAGGAGAACATAAGGGCATCTCAGGAGGTACTCCAGGCAGAAGGGATAGAGGTCTTCCACGTGGAGAGAGGGGGAGACGTGACCTACCATGGACCGGGACAGCTCGTGGGTTACCCCGTCTTCTCTCTGAAGCACTACGGAAAAGACATCCCCGGCTTTGTCTTCTCCATAGAAGAGGCGCTCATACGGCTCTGTCACGACCTGGGGATTCCGGCTCTTCGGAGATCTCTCAACCGGGGAGTCTGGGTGGGAAACAAGAAGATAGCCTCTGTGGGTCTCGCCATAAGGAGGTGGATATCCTTCCACGGGTTCGCCTTCAACCAGGCCCCCAACATGGCCCATTTCAAACTCATCAACCCCTGCGGGCTCTCCGCCGTAGAAATGACCTCCGCGGAAGAGATTCTCGGGGAGGCGATCGATTCGGGCCTCCTGCGCAGGCAGGTCTGCAGGCACTTTGAGGACGTCTTCCAGGTCAGCTTCGTGGAGGTCGATCTCGGGGACGAGCTCGACACCCGGCCCGTGAGAGAAGGTCTTGAAGGTGAACCGACGCCCTTTTGGTAA
- the gcvH gene encoding glycine cleavage system protein GcvH — translation MSIPKDLKYTKEHEWARVEGDLVTVGITDYAQHKLGDIVYVELPSVDSEVTASEPFGTIESVKAASDLYSPVSGKVVEIHEELMDDPKPINQDPYGEGWMIRVEGSGGLDGLLDPDAYEKWVEEEESQ, via the coding sequence ATGAGCATTCCCAAAGATCTCAAATACACCAAGGAACATGAGTGGGCGAGGGTCGAAGGCGACCTTGTAACCGTGGGCATCACGGACTACGCCCAGCACAAACTCGGGGATATCGTCTATGTGGAGCTGCCCTCTGTCGACTCCGAGGTAACCGCTTCGGAACCCTTTGGTACCATTGAGTCGGTCAAGGCGGCCTCAGACCTCTACTCACCGGTCTCGGGAAAGGTGGTGGAGATCCATGAGGAACTCATGGATGACCCCAAGCCCATCAATCAAGACCCTTACGGAGAAGGATGGATGATCCGGGTCGAGGGCTCTGGCGGGCTCGACGGGCTTCTCGACCCGGACGCCTATGAGAAGTGGGTCGAGGAAGAGGAGAGCCAGTAG
- the gcvPA gene encoding aminomethyl-transferring glycine dehydrogenase subunit GcvPA, producing the protein MRYIPNTEEVCREMLSTIGVDSVGDLFSDIPRELLLQEPLNIPGPLSEMDLYEHLKGLAGQNTDADEATYFLGAGAYFHWIPSVVSHLAGRSEFYTAYTPYQPEVSQGTLQAIFEFQTYVALLTDMEVANASMYDGASALAEAVLMAMRIKTDRKEILIASTVHPEYREVVKTYLLAQDVRIREIPFTGDFQTDWKTAEEEISKRTCCLVVQNPNFFGVAEDPKALGRIFDRLHDAGGLAIATVVEPISLGILLPPGRYGADIVVGEGQSLGNPVSFGGPFLGIFATRKGFVRKMPGRLVGETTDSRGERGYVLTLATREQHIRREKATSNICTNQSLNALRASIYLSVLGKKGLREVARINMRNADYTRERIAEIPGYTTQRVPIFNEFVVRCKKPVPEIHEALLAEGIVGGLDLARFSQELENHMLVCVTETNRLKDIDRMCRILRAVG; encoded by the coding sequence ATGCGCTACATACCGAATACCGAAGAGGTTTGCCGGGAGATGCTGAGCACCATAGGGGTCGATTCAGTGGGAGACCTCTTCTCAGACATTCCACGGGAGCTGCTGCTCCAAGAGCCTCTGAATATCCCCGGCCCTCTGTCCGAGATGGACCTGTACGAACACCTGAAGGGGCTCGCCGGACAGAACACCGACGCCGATGAGGCGACCTACTTTCTCGGGGCCGGTGCTTACTTTCATTGGATTCCCTCTGTGGTGTCACACCTTGCCGGCCGTTCCGAATTCTACACGGCCTATACCCCCTATCAGCCTGAGGTCAGCCAGGGAACCCTCCAGGCCATCTTCGAATTCCAGACCTACGTGGCTCTGCTCACGGACATGGAAGTGGCAAACGCCTCCATGTACGACGGGGCCTCTGCGCTTGCCGAGGCCGTCCTCATGGCCATGCGGATCAAGACGGACCGGAAGGAGATCCTCATCGCGTCGACGGTCCACCCCGAATATCGAGAAGTAGTCAAGACTTACCTCCTGGCCCAAGATGTCCGAATCAGAGAGATCCCATTCACGGGCGATTTCCAAACCGATTGGAAAACCGCAGAGGAGGAGATCTCGAAGAGGACCTGCTGCCTGGTGGTTCAGAACCCCAACTTCTTCGGGGTCGCGGAGGATCCAAAGGCTCTCGGACGGATCTTCGATCGGCTTCACGATGCAGGGGGGTTGGCCATCGCCACGGTGGTCGAGCCCATCTCTCTCGGGATTCTGTTACCACCCGGCAGGTACGGCGCTGACATCGTGGTGGGGGAAGGTCAATCCCTGGGGAATCCCGTCTCGTTCGGCGGCCCCTTCCTCGGGATCTTTGCGACCAGGAAGGGCTTTGTCAGGAAAATGCCCGGGCGACTGGTCGGTGAGACGACCGACAGCAGGGGAGAAAGAGGATACGTCCTCACCCTGGCAACCAGGGAGCAACACATCAGGCGAGAAAAGGCAACATCGAACATCTGCACGAATCAGTCCCTCAACGCCCTGAGAGCGAGCATCTACCTCTCTGTCCTTGGGAAAAAGGGACTCCGGGAGGTGGCACGGATCAACATGAGGAATGCAGACTACACGAGGGAGAGGATCGCCGAGATTCCGGGCTATACAACCCAGCGGGTCCCCATATTCAACGAGTTCGTGGTGAGATGCAAGAAGCCCGTCCCGGAGATCCACGAGGCCCTCCTGGCAGAGGGGATCGTGGGAGGATTGGACCTCGCCAGGTTTTCCCAGGAATTAGAGAACCACATGCTTGTCTGCGTGACCGAAACCAACCGCCTGAAAGACATTGACCGGATGTGCAGGATCCTCAGGGCCGTCGGATGA
- the gcvPB gene encoding aminomethyl-transferring glycine dehydrogenase subunit GcvPB, with amino-acid sequence MSRETPGTQGLVLNEPLVFEQSVPGRRAYSLPETGVPEKSLEDIIPADFLRQEVEGLPEVSEVDVVRHYTRLSQWNYGIDLGFYPLGSCTMKYNPKINEDLAGLPGLCQVHPYQGERLSQGILRLMYELQQMLAEIVGLKGVSLQPSAGAHGELTGMLMIRAFHAERGAPRKKVIIPDSAHGTNPASSALCNYQPVSLKSDERGLISSEALAAAMDQEVAALMLTNPNTLGLFERDIVKLARIVHSKGGLVYCDGANLNALVGITRFGDMGVDVVHINLHKTFSTPHGGGGPGAGPIAVNENLIPYLPVPTVEKEADRYVLCYDHPKSIGRVRAFYGSLGVLLRAYAYILSMGPEGVRRASEVAVINANYIRAKLKKSYHLPYDRICKHECVFSDRLQNLHGVQTVHIAKRLMDYGFHPPTIYFPLIVRGALMIEPTETESKETLDRFVSAMEAIARESQEDPDLVLQAPHKTKAARLDETQAARSPHLTWTDVG; translated from the coding sequence ATGTCACGAGAAACCCCAGGCACCCAAGGCCTGGTTCTGAACGAGCCGCTTGTCTTCGAACAGTCGGTCCCAGGACGAAGGGCTTACTCTCTGCCTGAGACGGGTGTTCCAGAAAAATCCCTGGAGGATATTATCCCGGCCGACTTCCTCCGCCAGGAGGTCGAGGGCCTCCCAGAGGTGAGTGAGGTGGATGTGGTCCGCCACTATACGCGCCTCTCCCAGTGGAACTACGGTATCGACTTGGGGTTCTACCCTCTCGGATCGTGTACCATGAAGTACAACCCGAAGATCAATGAAGACCTTGCAGGTCTTCCGGGGCTTTGCCAGGTCCACCCCTACCAGGGGGAGAGACTCTCCCAGGGGATCCTTCGGCTCATGTACGAACTCCAGCAGATGCTTGCCGAGATAGTGGGACTCAAGGGCGTCTCATTGCAGCCATCGGCGGGAGCCCACGGGGAGCTGACCGGTATGCTCATGATCCGGGCCTTTCACGCTGAAAGAGGGGCTCCCAGGAAAAAGGTGATCATCCCGGATTCGGCTCATGGTACCAATCCGGCGAGTTCGGCCCTCTGCAACTACCAACCGGTGTCTCTGAAATCGGACGAACGAGGATTGATCAGCTCCGAAGCCCTCGCAGCCGCCATGGATCAGGAGGTGGCTGCCCTCATGTTGACCAACCCCAATACACTGGGGCTCTTTGAACGGGACATCGTCAAACTCGCCCGGATCGTCCACTCCAAGGGCGGGTTGGTCTACTGCGACGGGGCTAACCTGAATGCTCTGGTGGGCATTACACGATTCGGAGACATGGGAGTCGACGTGGTTCACATCAATCTGCACAAGACCTTTTCTACCCCCCACGGTGGGGGTGGCCCCGGAGCCGGACCGATTGCCGTAAACGAAAACCTCATCCCCTATCTCCCCGTACCGACCGTGGAAAAAGAGGCGGACCGCTATGTTCTCTGCTACGACCATCCGAAGTCTATCGGAAGGGTGCGCGCCTTTTACGGAAGCCTGGGTGTTCTCCTTCGGGCGTACGCCTATATACTCAGCATGGGACCAGAAGGGGTGAGGCGGGCGAGCGAGGTGGCCGTCATCAATGCCAACTACATCCGGGCCAAGCTTAAGAAGAGCTATCACCTCCCCTATGACCGGATCTGTAAACACGAATGCGTCTTTTCGGACAGACTCCAAAACCTCCATGGGGTCCAGACCGTCCATATTGCCAAACGCCTGATGGACTACGGATTCCATCCCCCCACGATCTACTTCCCCCTGATCGTACGTGGCGCCCTGATGATAGAGCCTACCGAAACCGAGAGCAAGGAAACCCTGGACAGGTTTGTCTCGGCCATGGAGGCGATCGCCCGGGAGTCGCAAGAAGACCCGGACCTTGTGCTTCAGGCTCCACATAAGACCAAGGCTGCAAGGCTCGACGAGACCCAAGCGGCCCGGTCTCCCCACCTTACCTGGACCGATGTGGGATAG